ACAAAACCCAAAAGGCCATAATTACATTAATAAATATTAAATTCAATGTCATTCTTTCATGAAAAACAATTGAAATAACATCATTAACAATTAAACTAACTAAAGTTAATAAAACACCTATTAATAATGCATGAATAGATAGTTTTAAAATCTTCACTTTTGAAAAGCTTAATAAATTCATTATTTTATCTCACTCCTTAAACGGCATCGTAAGCATATTTACTTACCAATATTACCAATAGCATCCCAAAACTTTTCTGTCTTTTTGAAGTTCTGCTAATCCCATCACCAAAATTAGTGCCCCAAGGAAAAATAAATAATACGGTTAACTCCAGTGTACGAGTTATTAGAATATAACCTGATAAAACAATAACCATTATTACTAAGATAATTCTAACCATTTTCAAGAATATATTTCCCTCTAAAAATTAGGTTCTATACAATTACTGTTTCTGTTTCAATCATACCATTTCACATCTTTTTATTTGTGTAAAAAATGGAAATTACTCATTAAACTAACTTACCCGATGCATAAAGAAAAAGAGCTGCCTTAAAAGACAGCTCCGACCTTTACTAACTATAAGCATTTGTGGTTATGAAGAATGCTGGCACACCTTACTGAACATCATTAGTTAAGCGACCGATGTTCTCGACTTCAACAACGACCTCATCCCCCGACTTGATCGGGCAGCTGCCAGATGGTGAACCCGTGGCCAGAATGTCACCTGGCTCCAGTGTCATTACCTGTGAAAGCCAGCTGATTAGAAACGGAATGCTTAGAGACATTTCATTGGTGTTTCCGTCCTGGACAACGCGGCCGTTTAAAGTGGTCACAATCCGCAAATTAGTGGGATCTACCCCGGTAACGATGCACGGTCCCAAAGGTCCGAACGTATCAAATCCTTTGCCCCGCGTAAACTGTGGATCCTTTTTTGTAAGATCTCTTGCTGTGACGTCATTAAATATCGTGCAACCGAACACATAATCAAGCGCATCTTCTTCTTTGATGTTTTTTCCGCGCTTTCCAATCACCAAGGCTACTTCCCCTTCAAGTTCAACTTGGTTGGATAGCTCGTTTGGCGGAAGGATAATTTTCTCCTTATCTGCAATAAGCGAAGATAACGGCTTTAAGAATAGAAATGGTTCTACAAGGTTCGCCTCTCCCCCTGTTTCCTTTGCATGACCTGCATATGTCCAGCCGAAATTAACAACTTTCGAAGGTTTTACAGGTTCCAGAATTTTTACGTCACTATATTTCAGCTCTACCCCGTCATACTTTATTTCCTTGTTGACAAGTTCAGCAAAACTGCTAGACAGTTGTAATATCATTTCATCCTCAACAATACCGTAATGTATATTGCCCTGTTGATTCTGATAGCGAACTATTTTTTGTGTTTTTTGTAGCACATGCATTATGAATAAACTCCTTTGATGATTAAGATTACCTCAGATAAAATAAAATCCGATTCTCCTATACTATAACATGTCTGTTCTTTTACGTGAAAAATGAGCTCTCGTCGCAAGCCTCTCTTCAACTGAACCGACCTTTAGTTCAATAAGATTAAATTATTTAACTATGTATTTTATGGAACCTACAATTTATTTATAATCTGTGTATTGCCTTATATAGGCTGCAATAAATTTTCCGATTGGCAGCCCTAGTAATACATTCCCATGAAATGCACACTTAATTTCATGCATACAATTGCAACTAATACACCTATTACATTCAAAATCTTGGTGCTTATTGATTATCTCAAAATATGAAAACTTTTGTACTGGTAATTCGTCCCTGTCCAGCTGACCTGCCTTGTTAGTGCCATAAGAAAAAGGCTGCCTCAGCTACCTTCCTTGTTTGAATTCATCACCCGTTAAAGTAAGTGGAAAATCCACTTTACCCCAAGGGAGCAAAAAAGTATTCGTGCTTTTATGTATCTGTACTTATTTCTTCCCATTCTTGATCCATATAATTTACTAGCCAATTAAGAGTGTAGTGTCTTTCATATACAACGCCTTCATCTAGAGATGATGGAACTTCCAAATGATTTATTTGGGCATCCCGTACCGCCCAATGTGCTCTATAAATAAAATCAAGGCTATCTAATATATCACTGGTTGGTTTTATAGAGGATTTATCAAGCAACTCTTTTTTCGAATGAAGAAAAACCGTCTCAAAAACATATTCAGCACTACACGTATTGGCTGGAACATCTATATCGGATATTAGATTTACAGACCAAAGCAGAAGCCAAATACATTCCAACTTCCAAGAGTACTGGATCAGCTCGTTCTGATTCAGATGTTTTTTCATTAAAAACTTTTTTTCTTCTTCTGTGAATAATTCGTTAGCATTATATCTATCAATAAATTCCTCAATTTTTTCTGGCGGAGCCTCCATAGCTTTCGCTGAGACTATCGCTAAAGGAATAATTCTGTTAATGATCTCTTCTTTTGTTCTAAGAGAAACTTCTTCTTCATTTTCCGTTAAGGGTAAATGTTTATTTATTGGTACCTTTAGGGTCTTTAATATTTTTTCGGACCTTTTTTTTCTATTTTTCGAACTTCGCATTCCGTACCTCACTATTAAGTAAATCCCTTCAGGAAATCCACATTCAGTCCCCTAAAATAAAAATAGTGCCAACTTCCATAAAGAAATCAGCACTTCGTTTATTCACTATCCGTTATCGTGCAACTTTAGGCGGTTGGCACACGTCACATTTACGTTGTTTATTATTTTTAAACTTCGTAAACGTTTTTTCAAAATTGCTACCACATGTACATTTAAATAGTAACTTTTGAGAAAAACCGTGATATTCCGTCGTTAGCAACTTACTTTCCGAATTGTTTTCAACAAATTCTTTAATTTTGCCAATCGTCCATTGTTTATTCAATCTCTTACACCTCCATATTTTATCGCTATGCGGAGGCTTTACTTGGCATCCGTCCAAAAACAGTAATTATCTTAAGTCATTCATTATAACATGCGCTGGCACTCAATAATACAGATGAATGTATCTTCTTAAACTATCCTGCCCCATTTGTTGCAAAAAGAAAAAGCTTCACCAACTCACCTTATTGCCTTACTTCCCCCATTGCTTTTGTCATTTAATTTTTTCTAAAACTGATTTCAATTCAACTAAGCTGTTAATGATGATATCTGCTTGCGCAAGCTCATTTTCTTGAGCAAAATCAAAATTACACCCTATCGCTACTAAACTATTATCTTTTGCTGCTTTAATATCTGATAAGCGATCACCAATTACAGCACCTTTTTCAACATTATATTTGTTCACTATTGCATGTACTAAATCTGACTTATTTTGAGATTGTATGTGTTGTATACTAAATGTTTCCGTAACCCAATTATCTAAATGATAATACTTTACGATTGCATTTAAATATTCTATTTGCCCATTGCTTGCTATGTATATTGCACAATCATTATCCTTTAAATGGCCAAAAACTTCCTTTACATACGGATATAAAGTACCATTACCTACATTAATATTAGTAATTAATTTCTCGTGGAATAATTCATTTGCTTGTTGTCTGATTTCACCCGAATGTTCAGGTAATAAGGTTTCCCATACAACTGGTAAAGGTACTCCCATAATTTCTCGATATTTTTCAATGGGCGTTTTTTGCTCCCACAAACTCAAATTCCTCAAATGATCAAATGTTTCTTGAAGGGATATTTCTAAAATTTTATCTGTTTGAAATAATGTACCATCCATATCAAAAATCAATGATTGTGTCATTTTCTTCCCCCTTTGAACTTCTATTAAACCTATAGAAAAAGGCTGCCTCGGCAACCTTCCTTATTGAAGTAAAGCACACATTAGTTTAAGAAGGATATTTTCGTGCATCCAATCAAAATCATCGATAAGGTATTAACCTTTTCACGATAGTTGATTCATATTGCGAGGCTAATTTTTTAACATCTTACATATTTGCGTTTAAAACCAAGCCTTCCTTTATCGACTTCTTTTTGAATACTTTCGTAAGCATTTAGAAAACTGTTTTTTTTCTTGTCCCGTTTGACTTCTACTATTCCTATTGCCTTTGCAGTCTCGACTGCCTTTTCATGGAGTGGCAAATATGAAATCCCCACGGTGTATAGAAAATTATTCATGGCGGATTTCGTTCGTTCTGGCGAATCGTGAATCGTATTCTTCACACTATCAAGCATATCGGAAATCTTGCTTTCTGAAAATTCAACGTCAAGCCGGTTCCCTAAAAGCCAGCAGTAGCAACTCCAGCCCGCCGACATTCTCAGCTCTTCACCGCTTGCGATCCATTTATCAGCAACTTCTTGTGCAATATCCGACTCTGCTAAAGTTACGGCCACTACAAAATCGGACAGCATATAAAAATACGCAGCATCCATCCAACGATCATAATCCGACTCAGTCATGGCTTTTGGATCTGCAATAATGCCTGCAAAGTACATAGCATCGTAGTTCCCCGTCGAATAAAGCTCTTCAGCTAAATGGTGACTTATTTTTATTTTCTTTGCGATTGGTTTCATAGCGCCTGTAGCCACGCCAAAAAGCGGCTCATGCGCACCATTGGATATGTATATTTTTTTAGTTCGTTCCTTGCCAAGGGCTTCAAGTTCCTGCATAACCATCTCTAAATTCATCGCTTAGCACTTCCTTCTTTTCGAAGTTTCCACCTAATATTTTGCCCATCAAATATATCACCATTATCCTATAACAAACTACCATTTGTCAGCTTGACCATCACATACCATTGTACTCAATCCACGTTCAGTACATCCAAAAAGTTTATGGCCTTATAACCCTTTTTAAAAAAAGGCTGTTTTCGCATACTTTGTTGCTATTTACCAAGTAAAGCGGTGTGGTTGATTGCCCCTCCAGATGCTCGCTTTCCGCGGGGCGGGCGGTGAGCCTCCTCGGCGTAAACGCCTGTGGGGTCTCACCTGTCCCGCTGCTCCCGCAGGAGTCTCGCACTTGCGCTCCAATCAACTTTAAATCGTTTCGTTTTAAAAACAACAATCTTTACGAAAAGAGCCTAAAAAAGGCCATACCCTTAGTTTAAAGGAATATGGCTGGTAATATAGAGTTACTTTCATTATGGAAAGCGTATTGCGTTAATATCGGCATTTATAGCACTTGAAGAGGTTACATTTGATGCTACTGTATAAGCGATTCTAACTTCATATGTTGAAGTTCCAGTAATAGCGGCAGTATTCACATTAGTAGATGCAACAGGAAATCTTGACGTACCTGCAGCAGTTATACTTCTTTGAACGGAACGTGTATCAACTAAAGTCCCATTACGATATAGCCTAGTTTGAAAGGTGAAATTTGAGTTGGCCGTTGTGACCACATCAATTGATACCGCATAGTCCACTTTAACGTTCTGGCCAATAATAGTTGGTACATTCATTGTAACCACTGACGTTTCGGTTCCAGTAGTTGTGAGAGCGACTGGACCATCCACTTCTGCAAAAGTTAATTGAGGAGTTGCTCCGGTTGCTCCGGTGGCTCCCGTGGCTCCTGCGGCCCCTGTTGCACCCGTTACTCCGGTGGATCCTGCGGCCCCTGTTGCTCCCGTCGCTCCTGTTGCTCCTGCGGCTCCGGTGGTTCCTGTTGCACCCGTTGATCCCGTGGCTCCTACGGCCCCGGTGGTTCCTGTTGCACCCGTTGATCCCGTCACTCCCGCGGCTCCGGTGGTTCCTGTTGCACCCGTTGATCCCATGGCTCCTACGGCTCCGGTGGTTCCTGTTGCTCCCGTCGCTCCTGCTGTTCCGGTGGTTCCTGTTGCTCCGGTGGATCCTGCGGCTCCGGTGGTTCCTGTTGCTCCTGTTGCTCCTGTTGCTCCCGTCGCTCCTGCTGTTCCGGTGGTTCCTGTTGCTCCGGTGGATCCTGTTGCACCCGTGGCTCCTGTCGCACCCGTGGCTCCGGTGGTTCCTGTTGCACCCGTTGATCCCGTCACTCCCGCGGCTCCGGTGGATCCTGTTGCACCCGTTGATCCCGTCACTCCCGCGGCTCCGGTGGATCCTGTTGCACCCGTTGATCCCGTCGCTCCTGCGGCTCCGGTGGATCCTGTTGATCCCGTGGCTCCTGCGGCTCCTGTGGATCCTGCTGCTCCGGTGGTTCCTGTTGCACCCGTGGATCCCGTGGATCCCGTGGCTCCTGGATCTCCGGTGGCTCCCGTTACTCCGGTTGCTCCCGTGGATCCTGCGGCTCCTGTTGCTCCCGTTACTCCGGTGGATCCTGTTGCTCCCGTCGCTCCTGTTGCTCCGGTGGATCCTGTTGCACCCGTTGATCCCGTCGCTCCTGTTGCTCCGGTGGATCCTGTTGCTCCTGTGGCTCCTGCTGCTCCGGTGGATCCTGTTGCTCCCGTTGATCCCGTCACTCCCGCGGCTCCGGTGGCTCCTGTCGCACCCGTTGATCCCGTCGCTCCGGTGGCTCCGGTGGCTCCTGTCGCACCCGTTGATCCCGTGGCTCCGGTGGCTCCCGTGGATCCTGCGGCCCCTGTTGCACCCGTTACTCCGGTTGCTCCTGGATCTCCCGTCGCTCCCGTGACTCCTGTGGCTCCTGTTGCACCCGTCGCTCCTGTGGCTCCCGTGGCCCCTTGATCTCCCGTCGCACCTGTTGCACCCGTTACTCCCGGATCTCCCGTCGCTCCCGTTACTCCGGTGGATCCTGCTGCTCCGGTGGATCCTGTTGCTCCCGTTGATCCTGTTGCTCCCGTTGATCCCGTCTCTCCTGCGGCTCCTGTTGCTCCGGTGGATCCTGTCGCACCCGTGGCTCCTGCGGCGCCTGTTGCTCCCGTTACTCCGGTTGCTCCTGCCGCACCTGGATCTCCCGTCGCTCCCGTGGATCCTGTTGCTCCTGGATCTCCCATGGCTCCCGTTACTCCTGTGGCTCCTGTCGCTCCTGTTGCTCCTGGATTTCCTGTCGCACCCGTTGATCCCGTCGCACCCGTTGCTCCTGTTGCTCCTGGATTTCCCGTGGCTCCCGTGGCTCCTGTCGCTCCCGTGGCTCCTGTTGCTCCTGGATTTCCCGTTGCGCCTGTAATTCCACTAGCTGACGCATTAAAGCTCTCTGGGCCAACACGCGTTACATCTGTATCAGCTGAACCAGTAATGTTACGAACAAAAGCTGTATATACTAAAAGTCCTGAACCTTTTGGGACATTGTAATCTGAAGCTGAAAATGCGTACTCTTGAGATCCGACCTCAGAGCCATTAAGAACCATAGTCTTAATACCGGAAAAAATTATATTAGCATTAGGATTGGTCCCTCTAACAATTTTAATTTCAACAAAATGTACAGGAACACTTGCTTCCGGATTTACTTTTAAGGTGATGATCCCGTCAAATTGAACCCGAATCATTGAAGTGGGATTTGCTTCGCTAACATTAAGGCCAACTTGTCCAAATAATTGATAAGCAGACGAAGTGGGAATGTTAATGGAGTTGGCATAGGAAGCATTTTGAGATGTTCTTCCATCAAAGAATTCTGGCATACTTTGTTTCACCCTCTAAATGAATTTATTTTTCAAAATACTAGGTGTTGGCGTAAGAACCTTATAGTACTTTATGAAATTTGCAACAACAGTGAAACGGCACAAACCCTTTATCGTTGTTAAATATCCAGTGTTCTACAAAAAAGGTATAATATCAGCCTGTATTTTTTCTTTAATCTAAGGGTAATCAATATTTTGATAGTGCTCTTCTCCCCCCTTAAATGAATAAGGGGATTTTTCTGGGATTTCTGTAAAGCAAAAAAACTGAAACCCACATTAAGCAGTTTCAGTTTCCATAAGTTCTCGAACGATTAAAACCTTAAGCAGACGTGTTTCTTCTTTTTCCAGTATTCTGAATGGCAAGTGGAATCCACTCAATTTTACGTTTAAAAGATCCAAATTTAACTTTTCGAGAAGCAAAAAAAAGCTAATCCCTTGGCGTTCAAGGGATTAGCTTTTTTCCTTTTGTTCGATACTCTGAAAGTAACTGCGGTTATAGAGGACAGAAGGGTGATCAGGCAAGTATTCAGCAGCCAACTCATTATGTCTTTTTGATTCTTCTAACTTGCCGATACGGTCAAAACATACGCAAAGCTGAATATGCGGCAGCCATGTATAACAATTCCGCTCGATAAAGGGGCTTTTTGTTTCTGGTATTTCTATTTGTGTCGCTAGATTATACCAGAATATGGAGGGTTCATATTCATGCTGCTCCATATGGATGTATCCGAGCCGACAGCAGATTTCCCCTCTTGGTGTATCGTACTCGAAAGACTTTAAACAGCTCTGGACTGCTGAACTCCATTCTTTTAATTGAATATGGCAGTCTGCCAACTTGCCGCATGCTTGAATGTTATCCTCACTCCATCCTTTACCCTCATCAAGAAATTTACGATACCACTTGATGGCATCATCATATAAACCATGGTCTTTGCATTCATTTGCATAGTAATATTTGTCGCGCGGTGAAAAATCAATTCCTGATTGAAGGGCCTTGTTGTAAATTCGCAAATTACGATCATTAAAGCTTTTTTCCTTTTTATGATGTATGGCAATATCCGATTGAAATGTGTGTCCGGTTACTTCAAGATACTCATGAACGAATCCTATCCATTGGAAGTTCTTTTCCCGTTTTACGAGCCGGTTCCGCCTGGAACTGAAGCTGGGGTTTCCATTCCCATCAAAAGATAGATGATAAAACATCATGACAGAATCGAAGTGAGGTGGAAGCTCTTTTTTCAGGGTTGAAAATTTCTCCTTATTTTCTTCTGTTAAAATATCATCCGCATCAAGCCAGAATATATAGTCTTTTGTCGCTTTAGAAAAAGCGAAGTTTCTCGCAGCCGAAAAGTCATCTATCCATTCAAAATCATAAACATGATCAGTGAAGGTTGAGGCAATTTGTTTTGTGTTATCTTTTGATCCTGTATCAATGATAATAATTTCATCAACTAGTTCCCTAACTGAAGCAAGACAGTTAGAAAGTGACTCTTCTTCATCCCTTACAATCATGCATAAACTAATTGAAATCCCGCCCATTAAATCACCTCCAGTAACAGCATATTAGATTCTGCCTGTAATAATGTCTGGAGATAGGGGAAGTATGTTTGAATTAATTCAAGACATGACAAGGAAAATCGCAAGTGCAGGAAATTTAAGATCATTTTTTGCAAACACATCTTTTGTTACCGTTCCGTTGCTGAAGGACTCTAATTTATTAGTAAACACCAAATATATATCTAGCATTTTCATTTAATGAACTCAACTCAGAAGTTATCTTTCCTAATTCCAGTTTTTCAGGTGTACTAGCTCAATTGCTAATCAACTAACCTGCCCTGTTAGTTTTTATTTTCTTTTGGAACGCATCCCTTTAAGTTTTGTAATGTCGACTTGATTCAGCAATTGGTTATACCTTTCACTTTTAGCATCATATATGGCAATTTTTCCTTGATTATTATAATGAATTCCCCACCCATAATTTTTCACTAACGGAGAAGCCCTGAAGCAAGCTTTGGATTTTGAAAAGAACCGTTCTCGAAGTTCCGCTGCATTTTCCTCTTCTATTTGATTCTTGATTAAGTATGTTTTGAATTGTACGTCTTCTTGTGTAAATTTATATGGGTTATTATTAATTAATTCATGCTCAATATAAGCAATTGTGGGTTTTTCGTTTTTGATGACAGGTACCTTTGCTGAAGTAACTTTTGAATCCTCTGAAATGGTAATAAGTGTGTTCTTATAACTCATATAACAACCTCCTTATTTAGCAGCGTGTTTTTTATATACCATATTATACCATCCGGCACATCCGGTATCCCGATCCGTTATTTACATAAAAAGGCTGCCTCAGCAACCTTTTTTTATTGAAGATATCTGAACAAAGAAGATTTAGTTTAATTTACCTTTTAAATCCACCTTCTGCATGAATAACCTGCCCTGTAATCCAATCTGCTTCATCGCTCACTAAAAACTTAATAGTTTTTGCAACATCCCTCGGTTTTCCTATTCTGCCGAAAGGAAACATCGGTTTTAATTTACTTTGTATTTCCTCTGTCATCCAACCTGTATCAGTTGGACCTGGGTTTATTGCATTAACCGTTATTCCTAAAGGGGCGAGTTCAGCCGACAAAGTGATGGTTAGAGCATCAACTGCTCCTTTTGTTGTTGCATATGCTAATTCGCCGGGCATCGGTCCTTTTGACTGACCTGATGTAATGTTGATAATTCTTCCGCCTGATTTCTTATCAAACCTTTGAGCAAATTTACTGCTTAATAGTGTCGTTGCACGAACATTTACCATGTAATGTTTATCCAATTCTTCGGCAGTCAAATTTGAAAAATCGTTGTTAGTTGAGTATGCTGCGTTATTAATCAAGATATCAGGATAACCAAGTTGTTCAGAAACTTCATTTATAAGTTGTTCAGGTGCATCATATGAAGTTAAATCCAACTCCATACATGATACCTTAACCCCCTTTTTTATTAATTCTTCTTTTAATTTCATGGGCTCATCTGATTCAATACTCCAAGGCATTTTTTTATCATATGCCGTCCAATAAGTAAAAAATATATCGTAACCCGTTTCAGCTAACTCCTTACAAATAGCAGCCCCAATCCCCTTAAGCCGGCTTACTCCCGTAATAATGGCAATTTTCCCTTTTACTTGGCCCATCATAATCCTCCATTTCAACAGTAAATTTAAGTTATACTTGCCCTTTTGCCGCATAAAGAAAAAGCTATCTTAATGACAGCTCCAATCTTTAGCTAACGTTAGTTTTTAAGGTTATTCAGGTCAAATCTTGCTATTTCTTGATTTTCAATTGTTACAACTAAAAAAGCATCCAATGCATGCCTCTTAAGTTCATCTAATTTATCTTTTGAAGGTACAAGTAGTGGAACTTGGGAATTTTCTTCACTTACACCTAAATCGTAGTTAAGAGTATACTCACCCTTTTCGTCAGGCTTAAGAACTGATAAAAAGGAATGACCGAACCCTACACCACTCGCGTTATACTCTTCGGGATCATAAATATTGAAGCCTATCACGTCTTCTGACATCGCTCTCAATTCGTCTTTAGGCTCAATCTTAAGTTCAATTCCTTTATCAACTTCTTCAATACCAGCTGTTTTATTACCTGTATTTTTAATGGTGAACTTATAAAATAAAGCTGTCGGGACCAGCTCATCCCCCTTTCTTTCTCCTTCAGTTATCCCAATTGAACCAAGTAAACTTTTATCTTTAACAATATCAACATCCACATCCACTAGTTCTATAGAAGGATTTGATGAACAGGCTGATAAAAAGGATAAAACAATAAATAGGCTAATAAAAAGAAAACATTTCCTCAAGTAATCACCTCTAATTTAACGATACCATAATTTTCCTATTATTCAAACGGATTTCTTGTTGAATTTTATTGCCCCTTACTTTCTTTAAAAATGATTAATTTCATCAATACATAAGAAAAAGGCTGCCTCAGCAACCCCTAATAGAAATAAAGCAACCAGTTAAGTTTGTTTTGTCTTACTGAAAATAAAAACGGCTCTTTTGAAAATCTCATACCCTTTCAAGAGGTGTATGAGGTAAAGGTGGTAATTGAATTCTAACCACGTCCCCTGGGTGAACCTCACCGCTTTCCAAAACTATGCTCATTATTCCTGCTTTACGTATCAAGTTCCCATGCTTATCCCGGTCTAAAACAGCATTCATCAATCCTGATTTAAATTGATCGATTTGGGCACATGGATTTCGTAAGCCTGTTACTTTAATAA
This sequence is a window from Brevibacillus sp. JNUCC-41. Protein-coding genes within it:
- a CDS encoding SDR family oxidoreductase — its product is MMGQVKGKIAIITGVSRLKGIGAAICKELAETGYDIFFTYWTAYDKKMPWSIESDEPMKLKEELIKKGVKVSCMELDLTSYDAPEQLINEVSEQLGYPDILINNAAYSTNNDFSNLTAEELDKHYMVNVRATTLLSSKFAQRFDKKSGGRIINITSGQSKGPMPGELAYATTKGAVDALTITLSAELAPLGITVNAINPGPTDTGWMTEEIQSKLKPMFPFGRIGKPRDVAKTIKFLVSDEADWITGQVIHAEGGFKR
- a CDS encoding HAD family hydrolase encodes the protein MTQSLIFDMDGTLFQTDKILEISLQETFDHLRNLSLWEQKTPIEKYREIMGVPLPVVWETLLPEHSGEIRQQANELFHEKLITNINVGNGTLYPYVKEVFGHLKDNDCAIYIASNGQIEYLNAIVKYYHLDNWVTETFSIQHIQSQNKSDLVHAIVNKYNVEKGAVIGDRLSDIKAAKDNSLVAIGCNFDFAQENELAQADIIINSLVELKSVLEKIK
- a CDS encoding DNA alkylation repair protein codes for the protein MNLEMVMQELEALGKERTKKIYISNGAHEPLFGVATGAMKPIAKKIKISHHLAEELYSTGNYDAMYFAGIIADPKAMTESDYDRWMDAAYFYMLSDFVVAVTLAESDIAQEVADKWIASGEELRMSAGWSCYCWLLGNRLDVEFSESKISDMLDSVKNTIHDSPERTKSAMNNFLYTVGISYLPLHEKAVETAKAIGIVEVKRDKKKNSFLNAYESIQKEVDKGRLGFKRKYVRC
- a CDS encoding DUF4272 domain-containing protein, encoding MRSSKNRKKRSEKILKTLKVPINKHLPLTENEEEVSLRTKEEIINRIIPLAIVSAKAMEAPPEKIEEFIDRYNANELFTEEEKKFLMKKHLNQNELIQYSWKLECIWLLLWSVNLISDIDVPANTCSAEYVFETVFLHSKKELLDKSSIKPTSDILDSLDFIYRAHWAVRDAQINHLEVPSSLDEGVVYERHYTLNWLVNYMDQEWEEISTDT
- a CDS encoding DUF6157 family protein, with product MSYKNTLITISEDSKVTSAKVPVIKNEKPTIAYIEHELINNNPYKFTQEDVQFKTYLIKNQIEEENAAELRERFFSKSKACFRASPLVKNYGWGIHYNNQGKIAIYDAKSERYNQLLNQVDITKLKGMRSKRK
- a CDS encoding fumarylacetoacetate hydrolase family protein — protein: MHVLQKTQKIVRYQNQQGNIHYGIVEDEMILQLSSSFAELVNKEIKYDGVELKYSDVKILEPVKPSKVVNFGWTYAGHAKETGGEANLVEPFLFLKPLSSLIADKEKIILPPNELSNQVELEGEVALVIGKRGKNIKEEDALDYVFGCTIFNDVTARDLTKKDPQFTRGKGFDTFGPLGPCIVTGVDPTNLRIVTTLNGRVVQDGNTNEMSLSIPFLISWLSQVMTLEPGDILATGSPSGSCPIKSGDEVVVEVENIGRLTNDVQ
- a CDS encoding collagen-like triple helix repeat-containing protein; this encodes MPEFFDGRTSQNASYANSINIPTSSAYQLFGQVGLNVSEANPTSMIRVQFDGIITLKVNPEASVPVHFVEIKIVRGTNPNANIIFSGIKTMVLNGSEVGSQEYAFSASDYNVPKGSGLLVYTAFVRNITGSADTDVTRVGPESFNASASGITGATGNPGATGATGATGATGATGNPGATGATGATGSTGATGNPGATGATGATGVTGAMGDPGATGSTGATGDPGAAGATGVTGATGAAGATGATGSTGATGAAGETGSTGATGSTGATGSTGAAGSTGVTGATGDPGVTGATGATGDQGATGATGATGATGATGVTGATGDPGATGVTGATGAAGSTGATGATGSTGATGATGATGATGSTGATGATGAAGVTGSTGATGSTGAAGATGATGSTGATGATGSTGATGSTGATGATGATGSTGVTGATGAAGSTGATGVTGATGDPGATGSTGSTGATGTTGAAGSTGAAGATGSTGSTGAAGATGSTGATGSTGAAGVTGSTGATGSTGAAGVTGSTGATGTTGATGATGATGATGSTGATGTTGTAGATGATGATGATGTTGAAGSTGATGTTGTAGATGATGTTGAVGAMGSTGATGTTGAAGVTGSTGATGTTGAVGATGSTGATGTTGAAGATGATGATGAAGSTGVTGATGAAGATGATGATGATPQLTFAEVDGPVALTTTGTETSVVTMNVPTIIGQNVKVDYAVSIDVVTTANSNFTFQTRLYRNGTLVDTRSVQRSITAAGTSRFPVASTNVNTAAITGTSTYEVRIAYTVASNVTSSSAINADINAIRFP
- a CDS encoding tetratricopeptide repeat-containing glycosyltransferase family 2 protein, encoding MGGISISLCMIVRDEEESLSNCLASVRELVDEIIIIDTGSKDNTKQIASTFTDHVYDFEWIDDFSAARNFAFSKATKDYIFWLDADDILTEENKEKFSTLKKELPPHFDSVMMFYHLSFDGNGNPSFSSRRNRLVKREKNFQWIGFVHEYLEVTGHTFQSDIAIHHKKEKSFNDRNLRIYNKALQSGIDFSPRDKYYYANECKDHGLYDDAIKWYRKFLDEGKGWSEDNIQACGKLADCHIQLKEWSSAVQSCLKSFEYDTPRGEICCRLGYIHMEQHEYEPSIFWYNLATQIEIPETKSPFIERNCYTWLPHIQLCVCFDRIGKLEESKRHNELAAEYLPDHPSVLYNRSYFQSIEQKEKS